The sequence GAAAGAAAAGGAAAGAAAAGGAAAGAAAAGGAAAGAAAAGGAAAGAAAAGGAAAGAAAAGGAAAGGAAAGGGATAGGGAATCCAACCACATCTAGCCAAGTACGGCCAGCACGGTATCACTCATATTGCGAGTATTCAATAGACTTACCCCTAAATAATTTTTCTTATATGTTTCGATCCGTTACTCAAGATTGACGAAGATTCTAAGTTATTTATCAGAGGGTTGGGATTGATTATTTCTGCAACAGCCCCATATATAAATTAATACAGATAAATTTAGGGATCTTCCCATGAAAACGCTTCCATTCACTATTCGCAATGAACGCCAATTTATAGCTCTGACAGGGGTATCCCAAGAAGTCTTTGATATTCTCTTATTAGAGTTTACAAAATGTTTGGATCTATCCCGAAAGCTTCAGGACAGAAAGCGACAAATCCCTCGGAGTAGAAAGCCGGGTGGTGGCCGCAAAGGATCCTTATCTACTCCAGAACAGAAACTTTTCTTTACCCTTTTCTACTTAAAGAATTACCCCACCTATGATGTATTGGGTGCTCTATTCGATCTAAGTTCAACAAAAGCAGGTGAGAATATAAATAAATTGCTTCCAATTTTAAAAAATGCGCAACAACACCTGCACGTTTTACCTCATCGTCATTTAGATTCAAGAAGTAATATTGCGCAGAACGCTAAAAATGTTACAAAAATTATTATTGACGCCACTGAAAAGCCTGTTTGTCGGCCCCCATCATGCTCGAAAACAAAAACGCTATTACAGCGGTATAAAGATGCCGTCATACCCTAAAAAACACAGTAATCACTGATTCAAATTTAGGGATTTCTGTAATTGGTCCAACCGCGCCCGGCAGTCGACATGATTACTCTTTATTGAAAGAAGAGTTAGATTCAAAACAACCGGGGCTCTCTTCTATTGAGGTTTGGGTTGATTTTGGGTATCAGGGAATTAAAGATTTGTACCCCACTTTCAAGGATATCCATATTCCACACAAGAAGCCAAGAAAGTCGAAAAATAATCCAGATCCCACTCTGACCCCTAAACAAAAAAAGGAAAATCGAGTAGTTAGCCGAGTTCGTGTCGCTGTAGAACATTTGATTGGGGATATGAAAAACTTTCAAATTTTAACCATTAAATTCCGAAACAGAATAAGGAACATGGGCGATCAGGTCATTTTATTGGTCGCAGGCCTTTGCAACCTAAGGAATCATTATATTGTTCAATAGGTTACCTTTTGATATTTAGGGGCATATCTATTGAGTATTGCCACTTTGAATGGCAATAATCATGCAAGCGCCCACCGAGATATTGGTGACCGTCCCACCATTCACCGCACAGATATTTGGCGTACCCGAGGTGAAAGTTACCGGCAATCCCGAGGTCGCCGTAGCGCTCACGATATTCGGCCGCCCCACCGCCAAAGTTGTCGGACTAAAACTAATCGTACCAACCGTCTGAGGAAGTTTGGTAATACTGATGGTTTTGGTTTTCCGAGGTGCAGCGCTGTAGGTGTTGTTACCTGGCTGAGTAGCGGCCACGATACAATTACCCACCGAAACGCCCGTTACCGTATCACCATCGGGTCCACCGATTGTGCAGATAGCTGGGGTAGTGGAACTGAAACTCACCGGCAGATTAGCAGTGGAATTAGCAACCACGATGCTGGTCCCAGCAACGTTCAAGGTAATTGGCTCGAAAGTAATCGTGCCGATTGCCTGATCCACTTTACCAATGGTGACATTATTGGTTTTCTGTGGAGCCGCGTTGTAATTTGCATTACCCGCTTGATTGGCAACCACCGTACAAGTACCGGTAGCAATGGCCGAAACAAAACTGCCATTCATCCCGCTAGTGGCACAAATAGCGGGCGTACTGGAGCTAAAACTCACCGGCAGTTCGGAAGTTGCCGTAGCCTCGGCTTTAGCAATAAGACCGATCGTCAAAGTAGTTGGAGTAATGGTGACCACTCCAATAGTTTGATTACGTTTAACGGCAAGGACTTGAGACCCCTGAGCGACGGAGGCTGGCACCGCCTCGGTAACGACAGGAAGCAAACTCACCAGCAAGCAGACACAACGTGTGGTAAATAATAACCGTAACATTTTCATCAACATACCTCTCTATTCCAGGGTTGAACAAGCATCTATTCGCAAAATCTCCCACGAAGCAAATACCATATTGCATAGAAACAAATTTGTCAATGTGAGGAAATTACCTTTTGGCACAACTATCCCCCCATTCCCACAGTGCTGAATAGTTAACCCAAGTTGCTACCTATACGGTGAGAAACGAAAAAGCCCCTCTCCCAGAGGAAGAGGGGAGAAAGGCGCGTTACGAAGGTTCAAGAATTAAGCATCTTGATTGCCTTCTTGGTGGTCAGATCGTCCTCGGAAGGCTCAATCGTGAAGCCTATCGTCTCTGCTAATTTCAGCATATTGGTGTTATGGGTCAGGATCTCTCCCTGCATAATCTTTAGACCTCGCTTACGCGCTGCCTCTATTAGACAACTCATCAAACGAAGGCCTATACCATGGCCTTGCCAAGCGTCAGCCACCACCAAGGCGAATTCGCAACTTTCGCCGTCGGGGTTAATGGCATAGCGGGTTACGCCGAGTTCCACTTCCTGGTTACCCTTTTGAGTAATCGCAATCAGGGCCATCTCCCGGTCATAATCAATTTGCGTAAAGCGCGCCAACATCGCGGGCGTAAGTTCGTGTATGGCGTTCATAAACCGGAAGATCTTCGATTGCTCCGAGAGATTACGCACGAACTTCTGTTCGATCTCAGCATCCTCTGGGCGGATGGGACGAATGGTAATATCGGTGCCGTCTGGTAATTGCCACTGATAGCTGAGATGGGATGGATAGGGATAGATAGCCATGTGCCCATAGGGTTCCGAGAAAGTCGCGATGTGGTCTACGACCACTCGGGCATCCACGGCCAAGGCGCCACTTTCGTCTACTATCAACGGATTGATATCCATTTCCTTGAGCCAGGGCAACTCGCAAACCATTTCGGAAACGCGCAGCAGAACATTTTCGAGCGCGCCACGGTCCACCGGAGGCATGTGGCGGAATTGGCCCAACACCTTGGCAATCTGTGTACGATCGATCAAACTGCTCACCAAGTAGCTATTAAGCGGCGGCAGTGCCACCGTGCGATCTCCCATTACCTCCACCATCATTCCTCCCGCACCGAAGGTAATAATCGGGCCAAACATCGGGTCGTGAGAGACACCGATCATTAATTCGCGACCATTGGGTTTGCGGATCATCGACTCCACGGCAACCCCATCGATACGGGCATTAGGCTGATTCTTTTTTACCTCCGCTAAGATATCCTTGTAACCAGCGCGCACCGCATGGGCATTGCCCAGGGCCAACTTGACACCGCCCGAATCAGTTTTATGGGTGATGTCCGGCGAACTGACCTTCAGTGCCACCGGAAAACCAAATTGCTCGGCAAACAATAGCGCCTCATTGGGGCTGCGCGCGATCATGGTATGCGTCACCGGGATATGGAATGCCGACAACAATGCCTTCGATTCCACCTCATTAAGCACGCTACGGCGCTCGGCCATGGCCGATTCGATCAACATGCGCGCCCCCTCCACGTCGGGTTCGATATGTTGAGACAATGGCCCCGGTGTTTGCAGCAATAGTTTCTGATTCTGGTAGTAGGCGGCAATATAGGAGAAAGCATCCACCGCTGGTTCTGGGGTACGGAAGGTAGGAATACCCGCCTTAACGAAAATCTGGCGACTTTTGATGATTTTCGTACTCCCCATCCAGCAAGTAAGCAAAGGCTTGT is a genomic window of Gammaproteobacteria bacterium containing:
- a CDS encoding hypothetical protein (Evidence 5 : Unknown function), which codes for MKTLPFTIRNERQFIALTGVSQEVFDILLLEFTKCLDLSRKLQDRKRQIPRSRKPGGGRKGSLSTPEQKLFFTLFYLKNYPTYDVLGALFDLSSTKAGENINKLLPILKNAQQHLHVLPHRHLDSRSNIAQNAKNVTKIIIDATEKPVCRPPSCSKTKTLLQRYKDAVIP
- a CDS encoding hypothetical protein (Evidence 5 : Unknown function), encoding MKEELDSKQPGLSSIEVWVDFGYQGIKDLYPTFKDIHIPHKKPRKSKNNPDPTLTPKQKKENRVVSRVRVAVEHLIGDMKNFQILTIKFRNRIRNMGDQVILLVAGLCNLRNHYIVQ
- a CDS encoding exported hypothetical protein (Evidence 5 : Unknown function) encodes the protein MLMKMLRLLFTTRCVCLLVSLLPVVTEAVPASVAQGSQVLAVKRNQTIGVVTITPTTLTIGLIAKAEATATSELPVSFSSSTPAICATSGMNGSFVSAIATGTCTVVANQAGNANYNAAPQKTNNVTIGKVDQAIGTITFEPITLNVAGTSIVVANSTANLPVSFSSTTPAICTIGGPDGDTVTGVSVGNCIVAATQPGNNTYSAAPRKTKTISITKLPQTVGTISFSPTTLAVGRPNIVSATATSGLPVTFTSGTPNICAVNGGTVTNISVGACMIIAIQSGNTQ
- a CDS encoding acetyltransferase, with the translated sequence MQPFIGGGALPGRLALVSQSDALCTAILDWAHAAGVGFSSVISVGTLADIDFGEVLDYLVSDLKTDSILLYIEGIHHARSFVSALRAAARVKPVIAVKVGRHLAGRKAAISHSGALVGADNVFDAALSRAGVVRVRTIAQMFTAAQVLAYRRRPTGNRLAIISNGGGPGAMAADQVADLNIQLTELTPNTMERLNSFLPTTWSHGNPVDILGDATPERYRQTLEICMEDPGVDGVLVILTPQAMARPEEVAEVITEVAAQRYKPLLTCWMGSTKIIKSRQIFVKAGIPTFRTPEPAVDAFSYIAAYYQNQKLLLQTPGPLSQHIEPDVEGARMLIESAMAERRSVLNEVESKALLSAFHIPVTHTMIARSPNEALLFAEQFGFPVALKVSSPDITHKTDSGGVKLALGNAHAVRAGYKDILAEVKKNQPNARIDGVAVESMIRKPNGRELMIGVSHDPMFGPIITFGAGGMMVEVMGDRTVALPPLNSYLVSSLIDRTQIAKVLGQFRHMPPVDRGALENVLLRVSEMVCELPWLKEMDINPLIVDESGALAVDARVVVDHIATFSEPYGHMAIYPYPSHLSYQWQLPDGTDITIRPIRPEDAEIEQKFVRNLSEQSKIFRFMNAIHELTPAMLARFTQIDYDREMALIAITQKGNQEVELGVTRYAINPDGESCEFALVVADAWQGHGIGLRLMSCLIEAARKRGLKIMQGEILTHNTNMLKLAETIGFTIEPSEDDLTTKKAIKMLNS